In one Kitasatospora cineracea genomic region, the following are encoded:
- a CDS encoding APC family permease: MTAIPVAPPENRWATPKRVSLVPLVALIFFSVSGGAYGIEPLFSTSGPGMGILLILVAPLIYSVPHALVCAELGTAIPVEGGYYHWVKRGLGRFWAFQQGLLQWVCSFVDMALYPVMFTSYLSSLIGAVAPGKHVLFELAGIQVDLNWVICVGVIVLFTLLNLMGAGWVGDSSVAFAIICLTPMLILTVIGFYQLVTEGTNPISSMTAEQGQSTWNAFGSGLFIVMWNYSGWDSVSTVAGEMENPKKHLPKALLWSVLLIIAGYLLPSLASLAVGPGGENGWKSWEDGALPDIAGELAGPWLQYVVTIGGLFASVAMFSALLASYSRLPSSLSHDGYLPKWVSKESKRYKMPVASIVGSSVVYALFCFSSFQSLVIYDVFLTNIGILLEVAALIALRIREPELERPYKIPGGWWSIGLIAVSLTGVSVWAAIEQYSEEGTKAVVYCLIVVGASLLLYPALAARKAAREAAAADRAAANGGDTGAYDLSGRRPDSAHSDKAVSGTGTDSVEA; encoded by the coding sequence ATGACCGCCATCCCCGTGGCCCCGCCGGAGAACCGGTGGGCGACGCCCAAGCGCGTGAGCCTCGTCCCGTTGGTCGCGCTGATCTTCTTCAGCGTCTCCGGCGGCGCCTACGGCATCGAGCCGCTGTTCTCGACCTCCGGCCCCGGCATGGGCATCCTGCTGATCCTGGTCGCCCCGCTGATCTACAGCGTGCCGCACGCCCTGGTCTGCGCCGAACTCGGCACCGCCATCCCCGTCGAGGGCGGCTACTACCACTGGGTCAAGCGCGGTCTCGGCCGGTTCTGGGCCTTCCAGCAGGGCCTGCTGCAGTGGGTGTGCAGCTTCGTCGACATGGCGCTGTACCCGGTCATGTTCACCTCGTACCTGTCGAGCCTGATCGGCGCCGTCGCCCCCGGCAAGCACGTGCTGTTCGAACTCGCGGGCATCCAGGTCGACCTGAACTGGGTGATCTGCGTCGGCGTCATCGTGCTGTTCACGCTGCTGAACCTGATGGGCGCGGGCTGGGTCGGCGACTCCTCGGTGGCGTTCGCGATCATCTGCCTGACCCCGATGCTGATCCTCACCGTGATCGGCTTCTACCAGCTGGTCACCGAGGGCACCAACCCGATCTCCTCGATGACCGCCGAACAGGGCCAGTCCACCTGGAACGCCTTCGGCTCCGGCCTGTTCATCGTGATGTGGAACTACTCCGGCTGGGACTCGGTCTCCACCGTGGCCGGCGAGATGGAGAACCCGAAGAAGCACCTGCCCAAGGCGCTGCTGTGGTCCGTGCTGCTGATCATCGCCGGCTACCTGCTGCCCTCGCTGGCCTCCCTCGCCGTCGGCCCGGGCGGCGAGAACGGCTGGAAGAGCTGGGAGGACGGCGCGCTCCCCGACATCGCCGGCGAACTGGCCGGCCCCTGGCTGCAGTACGTCGTCACCATCGGCGGCCTGTTCGCCTCGGTGGCGATGTTCTCCGCGCTGCTCGCCTCCTACTCGCGGCTGCCCTCCTCGCTCTCGCACGACGGCTACCTGCCCAAGTGGGTCTCCAAGGAGAGCAAGCGCTACAAGATGCCGGTCGCCTCGATCGTCGGCTCCTCGGTCGTCTACGCGCTGTTCTGCTTCTCCAGCTTCCAGAGCCTGGTGATCTACGACGTCTTCCTCACCAACATCGGCATCCTGCTGGAGGTCGCCGCGCTGATCGCGCTGCGGATCCGCGAACCCGAACTGGAGCGCCCCTACAAGATCCCCGGCGGCTGGTGGAGCATCGGCCTGATCGCCGTCAGCCTGACCGGCGTCAGCGTCTGGGCCGCGATCGAGCAGTACAGCGAGGAGGGCACCAAGGCCGTCGTCTACTGCCTGATCGTGGTCGGCGCCTCGCTGCTGCTCTACCCGGCGCTGGCCGCCCGCAAGGCCGCCCGGGAGGCCGCCGCCGCCGACCGGGCCGCCGCGAACGGCGGGGACACCGGGGCGTACGACCTGTCAGGGCGGCGGCCGGACTCGGCGCACAGTGACAAGGCCGTCAGCGGCACCGGAACGGATAGCGTCGAGGCATGA
- a CDS encoding DinB family protein gives MTTTTRTDDRDGQDARGDRDGQDARDDRDDLDDLDDLDGRLAATKRDLKLYLQDARDALVWKLEGLSEYDARRPLTPTGTNLLGLVKHLTGAEAAYFGTAFGRPFEGGPGLWVAGAAEPNADLWARPEEGREFLLAEYRRVWAHADATVDALPLTATGRVPWPPHNELTLGRILLHVVAETHRHAGHADLVRELVDGATGLRPTGAVLPEGDADWWSSHRARVERAARTAALAAGERLPD, from the coding sequence ATGACGACCACCACCCGGACCGACGACCGCGACGGCCAGGACGCCCGCGGCGACCGCGACGGCCAGGACGCCCGCGACGACCGCGACGACCTGGACGACCTGGACGACCTGGACGGCCGACTCGCCGCGACCAAGCGGGACTTGAAGCTCTACCTGCAGGACGCCCGGGACGCGCTGGTGTGGAAGCTGGAGGGCCTGTCGGAGTACGACGCCCGCCGCCCGCTGACGCCCACCGGGACGAACCTGCTGGGGCTGGTCAAGCACCTGACGGGCGCGGAGGCGGCGTACTTCGGCACCGCCTTCGGCCGGCCGTTCGAGGGCGGTCCGGGGCTGTGGGTGGCGGGCGCCGCCGAGCCGAACGCCGACCTGTGGGCGCGGCCGGAGGAGGGCCGGGAGTTCCTGCTCGCCGAGTACCGCCGGGTCTGGGCGCACGCGGACGCCACCGTCGACGCGCTGCCGCTGACCGCGACCGGCCGGGTCCCGTGGCCCCCGCACAACGAGCTGACGCTGGGTCGGATCCTGCTGCACGTGGTCGCCGAGACCCACCGGCACGCGGGCCACGCCGACCTGGTCCGCGAACTCGTCGACGGCGCGACCGGCCTGCGCCCGACCGGCGCGGTCCTCCCGGAGGGCGACGCCGACTGGTGGTCCTCCCACCGCGCCCGGGTCGAACGGGCCGCCCGCACGGCGGCCCTCGCCGCGGGCGAGCGGCTGCCCGACTGA
- a CDS encoding IMP cyclohydrolase: MPIDLTEALAAHPYPGRGVLRCRTTDGAPLAAYFLTGRSPASRARALRFTPDGALTVVPTDVREHDDLRHYPAVRRGGGLVVYGNGEQVATVADRLDAGLSPVEALDGLDYEPDPPIFTPRLTVVADVRPDGPTWLGAARRSAAGRLGADRLFLRLGALSPGEGVLLTTYQGAPAAPATGAPYLEVATAYRDASDLLERLWSALPAEYRVAAAVFAPAAFPEVLLRHAAQ, translated from the coding sequence GTGCCGATCGACCTCACCGAAGCCCTGGCCGCCCACCCGTACCCGGGCCGGGGCGTGCTGCGCTGCCGCACCACCGACGGGGCCCCGCTGGCCGCCTACTTCCTGACCGGCCGCAGCCCGGCGTCCCGGGCCCGCGCGCTGCGGTTCACTCCGGACGGCGCGCTGACCGTCGTCCCGACCGACGTCCGCGAGCACGACGACCTGCGGCACTACCCGGCGGTGCGGCGCGGCGGCGGGCTGGTGGTGTACGGCAACGGCGAGCAGGTGGCGACGGTCGCGGACCGGCTGGACGCGGGACTGTCCCCGGTGGAGGCGCTGGACGGCCTGGACTACGAGCCGGATCCGCCGATCTTCACCCCCCGGCTGACGGTGGTCGCGGACGTCCGCCCGGACGGCCCGACCTGGCTGGGCGCGGCCCGGCGCAGCGCCGCCGGCCGCCTGGGCGCCGACCGGCTGTTCCTGCGGCTGGGCGCGCTCTCCCCGGGCGAGGGCGTGCTGCTGACGACCTATCAGGGTGCTCCGGCCGCCCCGGCCACCGGCGCCCCCTACCTGGAGGTCGCCACCGCGTACCGGGACGCGTCCGACCTGCTGGAGCGCCTCTGGTCCGCTCTCCCGGCCGAGTACCGGGTCGCCGCCGCGGTCTTCGCCCCGGCCGCCTTCCCGGAGGTGCTGCTGCGCCACGCGGCGCAGTGA
- a CDS encoding MFS transporter, with the protein MGRKGGGRGLGRGFGSLWSAAAVSALGDGIVAAAAPLLVTSLTRDPVLVGLAVFVQQLPWLLLAPVSGVLVDRVDRRRLAVAADAARAVLTAALAVAVYADAVSLPLVYAVGLLLGSCAALGDNASSALLPAVVDSADLPRANSRMFGTESVLNRLCGPPLGAALFGVAAGLPLTVDALSFTGAAALVSTLRLRPRAGAPSPSPAEREPVGRQFASSVRWLWAQPALRTLTLALCLMNVTLLAGFSVMVLYAREHLGLSGFGYGVLLSASAVGGLAGALVAPRLQARFSASLLLRVGLVLETLTHVGLALAGSPWVAGAVLGGFGVHGAIWVSVDRTLVQRAVPDELRGRVNSVFMALAVGGSALGALAGGPLARAFGLTGPFWFSAVVMAALTVFAWRPFGRRIDTPPPVPAASTALAAT; encoded by the coding sequence GTGGGTCGCAAGGGTGGTGGCCGCGGGCTGGGGCGCGGCTTCGGCTCGCTGTGGTCGGCGGCGGCAGTGTCCGCGCTGGGCGACGGGATCGTGGCGGCGGCGGCTCCGCTGCTGGTGACGTCGTTGACCAGGGATCCGGTGCTGGTCGGTCTGGCGGTCTTCGTCCAGCAGTTGCCGTGGTTGCTGCTGGCCCCGGTCAGCGGGGTGCTGGTGGACCGGGTGGACCGGCGCCGGCTGGCGGTGGCGGCGGACGCGGCGCGGGCCGTGCTGACGGCGGCGCTGGCCGTGGCGGTGTACGCGGACGCGGTGTCGCTGCCGCTGGTCTACGCGGTGGGGCTGCTGCTGGGCAGTTGTGCGGCGCTCGGTGACAACGCGTCCTCGGCGCTGCTGCCCGCCGTGGTCGACTCGGCGGACCTGCCGCGGGCCAACTCCCGGATGTTCGGCACCGAGTCGGTGCTCAACCGGCTCTGCGGGCCGCCGCTCGGCGCGGCCCTGTTCGGGGTGGCGGCGGGCCTGCCGCTGACGGTCGACGCCCTGAGCTTCACCGGCGCCGCCGCCCTGGTCTCGACGCTGCGCCTGCGGCCCCGCGCCGGGGCGCCGTCGCCCTCCCCGGCGGAGCGGGAGCCGGTGGGCCGCCAGTTCGCGTCCAGCGTCCGCTGGTTGTGGGCCCAGCCCGCGCTGCGCACGCTGACGCTGGCGCTGTGCCTGATGAACGTGACGCTGCTGGCGGGCTTCTCGGTGATGGTGCTGTACGCCCGCGAGCACCTGGGCCTGTCGGGGTTCGGCTACGGCGTGCTGCTGTCGGCTTCGGCGGTCGGCGGCCTGGCCGGGGCGCTGGTCGCCCCGCGGCTGCAGGCCCGGTTCTCGGCCTCGCTGCTGCTGCGGGTGGGCCTGGTCCTGGAGACGCTCACCCATGTCGGTCTGGCGCTGGCGGGTTCGCCGTGGGTGGCGGGCGCGGTCCTGGGCGGGTTCGGCGTGCACGGCGCGATCTGGGTGAGCGTCGACCGGACGCTGGTGCAGCGCGCCGTCCCCGACGAGTTGCGCGGCCGGGTGAACAGCGTCTTCATGGCGCTGGCCGTCGGCGGTTCCGCCCTCGGCGCGCTGGCCGGCGGCCCGCTCGCCCGGGCGTTCGGCCTCACCGGCCCGTTCTGGTTCTCCGCCGTCGTGATGGCCGCCCTGACCGTCTTCGCCTGGCGCCCCTTCGGCCGCCGCATCGACACCCCGCCCCCGGTCCCCGCCGCCTCCACCGCCCTGGCCGCCACCTGA
- a CDS encoding extracellular catalytic domain type 1 short-chain-length polyhydroxyalkanoate depolymerase, producing the protein MALAGLTGPARAGRPTRTPRRRRSGLGRWAGAALAGALIAGGLLTGAPQASAAGLGQVTGFGTNPGNLAMYSYVPTALPASKPLVVALHGCTQTATDYYNNSGWAQLADRWGFAVVFPQTGSANNVLSCFSWFDSSKDTRGKGEALSVKQMVDKAVALYGSDPSRVYVTGLSAGAGMAADLLADYPDVFAGGSIASGLPAQCATTQSAASGCQNSNQNLTPAQWGDKVRASYPGYTGPWPRVAIWHGSSDSTVAPVNATELRDQWTNVWGIGQNASATQALPGNTTLSVYDDGAGRPAVQLYSISGMGHGLPVSPGSGTTNCGQSGAYFLNTICSSYYTGLFWGLDGATATASPAPSASPSASPSSSPSPSPSSSPSSSPSSSSAPLGCWTDNNYNQVAAGRAHQSGGYAYANGSNQNMGLWNLFVTHTLKETSAGYFVVADSGCGAA; encoded by the coding sequence ATGGCACTGGCAGGACTGACAGGACCGGCACGCGCAGGACGACCCACCCGCACGCCCCGGCGGCGACGCTCCGGCCTCGGCCGCTGGGCGGGCGCGGCGCTGGCCGGCGCGCTGATCGCCGGAGGGCTGCTGACCGGGGCGCCGCAGGCGTCCGCGGCCGGGCTCGGACAGGTCACCGGGTTCGGCACCAACCCCGGCAACCTGGCGATGTACAGCTACGTCCCCACCGCGCTGCCCGCCAGCAAACCGCTGGTGGTGGCGCTGCACGGCTGCACCCAGACCGCCACCGACTACTACAACAACTCCGGCTGGGCCCAACTCGCCGACCGCTGGGGCTTCGCCGTGGTCTTCCCGCAGACCGGCTCCGCCAACAACGTGCTGTCCTGCTTCTCCTGGTTCGACAGCAGCAAGGACACCCGCGGCAAGGGCGAGGCCCTGTCGGTCAAGCAGATGGTCGACAAGGCCGTCGCGCTCTACGGCAGCGACCCGTCCCGGGTGTACGTGACCGGCCTGTCCGCGGGCGCCGGCATGGCCGCCGACCTGCTCGCCGACTACCCGGACGTGTTCGCGGGCGGCTCGATCGCCTCCGGCCTGCCCGCCCAGTGCGCCACCACCCAGTCCGCGGCCTCCGGCTGCCAGAACTCCAACCAGAACCTGACCCCCGCCCAGTGGGGCGACAAGGTGCGCGCCTCCTACCCCGGCTACACCGGCCCCTGGCCGCGGGTGGCGATCTGGCACGGCAGCTCCGACAGCACCGTCGCCCCGGTCAACGCCACCGAACTGCGCGACCAGTGGACCAACGTGTGGGGCATCGGGCAGAACGCCTCCGCCACCCAGGCGCTGCCCGGCAACACCACGCTCAGCGTCTACGACGACGGCGCGGGCCGCCCCGCCGTGCAGCTGTACAGCATCTCGGGGATGGGCCACGGCCTGCCGGTCAGCCCCGGCAGCGGCACCACCAACTGCGGGCAGAGCGGGGCGTACTTCCTGAACACCATCTGCTCCTCGTACTACACCGGCCTGTTCTGGGGGCTGGACGGCGCCACCGCCACCGCGTCGCCGGCCCCCTCCGCGTCCCCGTCCGCGTCCCCGTCCTCTTCGCCGTCCCCCTCTCCCTCCTCGTCACCGTCCTCGTCGCCGTCCTCGTCCTCCGCGCCGCTGGGGTGCTGGACGGACAACAACTACAACCAGGTCGCCGCGGGCCGGGCGCACCAGAGCGGCGGGTACGCGTACGCGAACGGGTCGAACCAGAACATGGGGCTGTGGAACCTGTTCGTCACGCACACGCTGAAGGAGACCTCCGCCGGGTACTTCGTGGTCGCCGATTCCGGGTGCGGTGCCGCCTGA
- a CDS encoding cupin domain-containing protein has translation MINSFALHVPDAELEPEPLDPGQVVSGTPEVTGKVVWESADGRQVRGIWQITPGVVTDTEADEMFVVLSGRATVAFEDGPVLELGPGDLAVLREGDRTTWTVHETLRKVYTVDLGPAPAEDR, from the coding sequence ATGATCAACAGCTTCGCCCTGCACGTCCCGGACGCCGAACTGGAGCCCGAGCCGCTCGACCCCGGGCAGGTCGTCTCCGGCACGCCCGAGGTCACCGGCAAGGTGGTCTGGGAGTCCGCCGACGGCCGCCAGGTCCGCGGGATCTGGCAGATCACCCCCGGCGTCGTCACCGACACCGAGGCGGACGAGATGTTTGTTGTGCTCAGCGGCCGGGCCACCGTCGCCTTCGAGGACGGCCCCGTCCTGGAACTCGGCCCCGGCGACCTCGCGGTGCTCCGCGAGGGCGACCGCACCACCTGGACCGTCCACGAGACGCTCCGCAAGGTCTACACGGTCGACCTCGGCCCGGCCCCGGCCGAGGACCGCTAG
- a CDS encoding FUSC family protein: MRPDWLTHPLRWQRGPVPWAATARGAAGMAVPLGLALAAGRPAEGVLAGLGAMFAGVNDRPAGRRTGAVQQAVPALAGALGLLIGTVGGWWAVPLLGAVGVLSGAISVTGPVASAAAVQLTVLTVLGCGMPAPLPGWARAGCYLAGAAWLLLLRQLTSHPRPLHAERQAVAAVFDALADALDAAGTDRAESARRHLTAALDRAGEQLRTDHAHPLRTRLAAASALCEAGVALLHAARPLPTRLATGPRRLAAAVRTGSLPGPLPVPAAETPATAAFDRAVLHAALAFGGVPGAEGNGRGVVGRVPSLVGGGQAAGAGGPGRERGLRRGRGWRRGVAELVLGARRGVRPAVRRGAVPGVRPWGRAGRAYGVRVGVCVAGSAALALGLRAGHWYWLPVTAAFLVKPDLGPLFSRVVNRFAGTVAGVLLVAGLGPVLSGPWWPVVAVAVTGALVPVAQRHFAAQTAVITVTVLAFVTTGGDRAAAPARLLDTTLACALVLLVGHLPGLADTRARVGQRAAYALRHTQRYLDHVLLTGRQEPHPADTRRAELRRTAYRTLAQARAAAETAAAELSPGTPAGPDWLRLTVHAERLADAATAYAVERDHGAPAPTTPAARTLTRDLAAAADALDHPGPAPAPPPATVVLPPELAGVAAEVRRIRVLAAG; encoded by the coding sequence GTGCGACCGGACTGGCTGACCCACCCGCTGCGCTGGCAGCGCGGCCCGGTGCCCTGGGCGGCGACGGCCCGCGGAGCGGCCGGGATGGCGGTGCCGCTGGGGCTCGCACTGGCCGCCGGACGGCCCGCGGAAGGAGTGCTGGCCGGGCTCGGGGCGATGTTCGCGGGCGTCAACGACCGCCCCGCCGGGCGGCGCACCGGCGCCGTGCAGCAGGCCGTCCCGGCCCTCGCGGGCGCCCTCGGGCTGCTGATCGGCACCGTCGGCGGCTGGTGGGCGGTGCCGCTGCTCGGCGCCGTCGGGGTCCTCTCCGGGGCGATCAGCGTCACCGGACCGGTCGCCTCCGCGGCCGCCGTCCAGCTGACCGTCCTCACCGTCCTCGGCTGCGGCATGCCCGCCCCGCTGCCCGGCTGGGCCCGGGCCGGCTGCTACCTGGCCGGCGCCGCCTGGCTCCTGCTGCTCCGCCAACTCACCTCCCACCCCCGGCCGTTGCACGCCGAACGACAGGCTGTCGCCGCCGTCTTCGACGCCCTCGCCGACGCCCTGGACGCGGCCGGCACCGACCGCGCCGAAAGTGCCCGCCGACACCTCACCGCAGCCCTCGACCGGGCCGGCGAACAACTCCGCACCGACCACGCCCACCCCCTGCGCACCCGGCTCGCCGCCGCCTCCGCCCTCTGCGAGGCCGGCGTCGCCCTGCTGCACGCCGCCCGCCCCCTGCCCACCCGCCTCGCCACCGGCCCGCGCCGCCTGGCCGCTGCCGTCCGCACCGGGAGCCTCCCCGGCCCGCTCCCCGTCCCCGCCGCCGAGACCCCGGCCACCGCGGCCTTCGACCGGGCGGTCCTGCACGCGGCCCTGGCCTTCGGCGGAGTGCCGGGAGCGGAGGGGAACGGGCGGGGCGTCGTCGGGCGGGTGCCGAGCCTGGTGGGTGGTGGGCAGGCGGCCGGGGCGGGCGGTCCGGGGCGTGAGCGCGGGCTCCGGCGGGGGCGGGGGTGGCGCAGGGGAGTGGCCGAGCTGGTGCTGGGAGCGCGGCGCGGGGTGCGGCCCGCCGTGCGGCGCGGGGCGGTGCCCGGGGTACGGCCGTGGGGGCGGGCCGGGCGGGCGTACGGGGTGCGGGTCGGGGTGTGCGTGGCGGGGAGTGCCGCGCTGGCGCTCGGGCTGCGGGCCGGGCACTGGTACTGGCTGCCGGTGACGGCCGCGTTCCTGGTCAAGCCGGACCTGGGGCCGCTGTTCTCCCGGGTGGTCAACCGTTTCGCCGGGACGGTCGCCGGGGTCCTGCTGGTGGCCGGGCTCGGGCCGGTGCTGTCCGGACCGTGGTGGCCGGTCGTCGCGGTGGCCGTCACCGGGGCGCTCGTACCCGTCGCCCAGCGGCACTTCGCCGCGCAGACCGCCGTCATCACCGTCACCGTGCTGGCCTTCGTCACCACCGGCGGCGACCGCGCCGCCGCCCCCGCCCGGCTGCTCGACACCACCCTCGCCTGCGCCCTGGTCCTGCTGGTCGGCCACCTCCCGGGGCTGGCCGACACCCGGGCCCGGGTCGGCCAGCGGGCCGCGTACGCCCTGCGGCACACGCAGCGCTACCTCGACCACGTCCTGCTGACCGGCCGACAGGAACCGCACCCGGCGGACACCCGCCGCGCCGAACTGCGCCGCACCGCCTACCGCACCCTCGCCCAGGCCCGCGCCGCCGCCGAGACCGCCGCCGCCGAACTCAGCCCCGGCACCCCCGCCGGCCCGGACTGGCTGCGCCTGACCGTCCACGCCGAACGCCTCGCCGACGCCGCCACCGCGTACGCCGTCGAACGCGACCACGGCGCCCCCGCCCCGACCACCCCCGCCGCCCGCACCCTCACCCGCGACCTCGCCGCAGCCGCCGACGCCCTCGACCACCCCGGCCCGGCGCCCGCCCCGCCACCCGCCACCGTCGTCCTGCCGCCGGAACTCGCGGGCGTGGCAGCCGAGGTGCGGCGGATCCGGGTGCTGGCGGCGGGTTGA
- a CDS encoding cytidine deaminase, whose product MAIDRHLVDAAIELTRSRFPGQDWAGAAALRLDDGTVLTSTAPAVPNSGVQLCHETGAICEAYKLGRRVVASVCVTAVDGDRGFWVLAPCGVCQERLFAHGPDVEVGVPLPEDPRRWHTLRLRDVQPHWFARVFPDEVWPYGTE is encoded by the coding sequence ATGGCCATCGACCGTCACCTCGTGGACGCCGCGATCGAACTGACCCGCAGCCGCTTCCCCGGCCAGGACTGGGCGGGCGCCGCGGCTCTCCGGTTGGACGACGGCACCGTCCTCACCAGCACCGCGCCCGCGGTCCCCAACAGCGGCGTGCAACTGTGCCACGAGACCGGCGCGATCTGTGAGGCGTACAAGCTCGGCCGCCGGGTCGTCGCCTCGGTCTGCGTCACCGCCGTCGACGGCGACCGCGGCTTCTGGGTGCTCGCCCCCTGCGGCGTCTGCCAGGAACGCCTGTTCGCTCACGGCCCCGACGTCGAGGTCGGGGTCCCCCTCCCCGAGGACCCGCGCCGCTGGCACACCCTGCGGCTGCGCGACGTCCAACCGCACTGGTTCGCCCGGGTGTTCCCCGACGAGGTGTGGCCGTACGGGACGGAGTGA
- a CDS encoding acylphosphatase, producing MIRRRVLVSGTVQGVFFRDSCRRAAAEAEVTGWVRNLPDGRVEAVFEGDPAPVERMVAWMGHGPSRAVVERVEVVEEQPEGLLVFAVTT from the coding sequence GTGATCCGGCGGCGGGTGCTGGTCTCGGGCACGGTGCAGGGCGTCTTCTTCCGCGACTCCTGCCGCCGGGCGGCGGCGGAGGCGGAGGTGACGGGCTGGGTGCGCAACCTGCCGGACGGCCGGGTGGAGGCGGTCTTCGAGGGCGACCCGGCCCCGGTGGAGCGGATGGTCGCCTGGATGGGGCACGGTCCGTCCCGCGCGGTGGTGGAGCGGGTCGAGGTGGTCGAGGAGCAGCCGGAGGGCCTGCTGGTCTTCGCCGTCACCACCTGA
- a CDS encoding NAD(P)/FAD-dependent oxidoreductase produces MDPVHALRDAKPTPFWLEDPGRPDANSALTGDVRCDLLVVGGGYSGLWTALIAKERDPGRDVVLIEAEQTGWAASGRNGGFCAASLTHGLGNGLDRWPDELAALEQLGARNLQSIEDAVAKHAIDCDWERTGELDVATEPHQVEELAELYELAKEYGDYELLDIDAVRAQVDSPTYLGALWDKDGVAMLHPAKLAWGLKRACERLGVRVFEHTKALDIAESGPGMAVRTPYGRVLARQVALGTNVFPSLVKRIRPYTVPVYDYALMTEPLSAEQLAAIGWQGRQGIGDSANQFHYYRLSADNRILWGGYDAIYHYGAKVRSEYDQRPQTYQTLARHFFQTFPQLEGLRFTHAWGGAIDTCTRFSAFFDTAHHGKVALAAGYTGLGVGATRFGAEVMLDLLAGKPTERTALEMVRRKPLPFPPEPVRWAGIGITKWSLDRADRNAGRRNLWLKTMDKLGLGFDS; encoded by the coding sequence ATGGACCCCGTACACGCACTGCGGGACGCCAAACCCACCCCGTTCTGGCTGGAGGACCCGGGCCGCCCGGACGCCAACTCCGCCCTCACCGGCGACGTCCGCTGCGACCTGCTGGTCGTCGGCGGCGGCTACAGCGGCCTGTGGACCGCGCTGATCGCCAAGGAACGGGACCCCGGGCGCGACGTGGTCCTGATCGAGGCCGAACAGACCGGATGGGCCGCCTCCGGCCGCAACGGCGGCTTCTGCGCCGCCAGCCTCACCCACGGCCTCGGCAACGGCCTCGACCGCTGGCCCGACGAACTGGCCGCGCTCGAACAACTCGGCGCCCGCAACCTGCAGTCCATCGAGGACGCGGTGGCGAAGCACGCGATCGACTGCGACTGGGAGCGCACCGGCGAACTCGACGTCGCCACCGAACCGCACCAGGTCGAGGAACTCGCCGAACTGTACGAACTCGCCAAGGAGTACGGCGACTACGAGCTGCTGGACATCGACGCCGTCCGCGCCCAGGTCGACTCCCCGACCTACCTCGGCGCGCTCTGGGACAAGGACGGCGTGGCGATGCTCCACCCCGCCAAGCTCGCCTGGGGCCTCAAGCGGGCCTGCGAGCGGCTCGGCGTGCGGGTCTTCGAGCACACCAAGGCCCTCGACATCGCCGAGTCCGGCCCCGGCATGGCCGTGCGCACCCCCTACGGCCGGGTCCTCGCCCGGCAGGTCGCCCTCGGCACCAACGTCTTCCCGTCGCTGGTCAAGCGGATCCGCCCGTACACCGTGCCGGTCTACGACTACGCGCTGATGACCGAACCGCTCAGCGCCGAACAGCTCGCCGCGATCGGCTGGCAGGGCCGGCAGGGCATTGGCGACAGCGCCAACCAGTTCCACTACTACCGGCTGTCCGCCGACAACCGGATCCTGTGGGGCGGCTACGACGCGATCTACCACTACGGGGCCAAGGTCCGCAGCGAGTACGACCAGCGGCCGCAGACCTACCAGACCCTCGCCCGGCACTTCTTCCAGACCTTCCCGCAACTGGAGGGCCTGCGCTTCACCCACGCCTGGGGCGGCGCCATCGACACCTGCACCCGGTTCTCCGCCTTCTTCGACACCGCCCACCACGGCAAGGTCGCCCTCGCCGCCGGCTACACCGGCCTCGGCGTCGGCGCCACCCGCTTCGGCGCCGAGGTGATGCTCGACCTGCTGGCCGGAAAGCCCACCGAGCGCACCGCCCTGGAGATGGTCCGCCGCAAGCCGCTGCCGTTCCCGCCCGAACCCGTCCGCTGGGCCGGCATCGGCATCACCAAGTGGTCCCTGGACCGCGCCGACCGCAACGCCGGCCGCCGCAACCTCTGGCTCAAGACCATGGACAAGCTCGGCCTCGGCTTCGACAGCTGA